In Tenrec ecaudatus isolate mTenEca1 chromosome 4, mTenEca1.hap1, whole genome shotgun sequence, a single window of DNA contains:
- the LOC142445706 gene encoding olfactory receptor 8H1-like, which produces MDRRNNTNVPDFILLGLTDSEGVRLVLFHLFLLIYLVTVLGNAGMILIIRLDLQLHTPMYFFLSHLSFIDVSYSSVITPKTLENLIASTKHISFVGCLAQMYFFVFLAGTEFILLSAMAYDRYVAICKPLQYPVIMSPSLCYSLLIASYLIGFSESLVNVLFINNLHFCDSNVVHHFFCDSAPILALSCTDTRDVQTMIFILAGSTLLASLITISASYASILSTILKINSTSGKQRAFSTCASHLLGVTIFYGTLIFTYLKPQSSYSLGKDQVASVFYTIVTPMLNPLIYSLRNKEVKRAVIRLLQKRESAS; this is translated from the coding sequence ATGGATAGAAGGAACAACACGAACGTGCCTGACTTCATCCTTTTGGGACTGACAGACTCTGAAGGGGTCCGGTTGGtcctctttcatctatttctccTTATCTACCTGGTTACTGTGCTGGGGAACGCAGGGATGATCCTCATCATCCGCCTGGATCTCCAGCTGCACACGCCCATGTATTTCTTCCTCAGTCACCTGTCATTCATTGATGTCAGCTACTCCTCAGTTATTACCCCTAAAACCTTAGAAAACCTAATAGCTTCCACCAAACATATTTCCTTCGTAGGCTGTTTAGCCCAGAtgtatttttttgtctttttagctGGCACAGAATTTATTCTTCTCTCTGCAATGGCCTATGATCGCTATGTAGCTATCTGCAAACCTCTACAATACCCAGTCATTATGTCCCCATCACTCTGCTACTCCCTGCTCATTGCCTCTTACTTAATTGGCTTCAGTGAGTCCCTTGTTAATGTGCTTTTCATAAACAACTTGCATTTCTGTGACTCCAATGTAGTGCATCACTTTTTCTGTGATAGTGCCCCAATTTTAGCTCTGTCCTGCACAGACACACGTGATGTTCAGACCATGATTTTCATTCTTGCTGGCTCTACCTTACTGgcttctcttatcacaatctctgCTTCTTATGCATCCATTCTCTCAACCATCCTGAAAATCAATTCCACATCAGGAAAGCAAAGAGCCTTCTCTACCTGTGCCTCCCACCTGCTGGGGGTCACCATCTTCTATGGTACACTTATTTTCACTTATTTAAAGCCACAGAGCTCCTACTCCTTGGGAAAGGACCAAGTGGCCTCTGTGTTTTACACTATTGTGACCCCCATGCTGAACCCGCTCATTTATAGTCTGAGGAACAAAGAAGTGAAAAGGGCTGTCATTAGACTTCTGCAGAAGAGGGAGAGCGCCAGCTAA
- the LOC142445707 gene encoding olfactory receptor 8H1-like → MGRRNKTIVTDFILLGLTDSEELRLVLFYLFLLIYLVTVLGNVGMILIIRLDLQLHTPMYFFLSHLSFIDVSYSSVITPKTLENLIASTKHISFIGCLAQMYFFVFLAGTEFILLSAMAYDRYVAICKPLQYPVIMSPSLCCSLLIASYLIGFSESLVNVLFINNLHFCDSNVVHHFFCDTSPILALSCTDTRDVETMIFIVAGSTLVASLITISASYASILSTILKIKSTSGKQKAFSTCASHLLGVTIFYGTLIFTYLKPRSSYSLGKDQVASVFYTIVTPMLNPLIYSVRNKEVKRAVIRLLQKTESAS, encoded by the coding sequence ATGGGTAGAAGGAACAAGACTATCGTGACTGACTTCATCCTTTTGGGACTGACAGACTCTGAAGAGCTCCGGCTGGTGCTCTTTTATCTATTTCTCCTGATCTACCTGGTTACTGTGCTGGGGAACGTAGGGATGATCCTCATCATCCGCCTGGACCTCCAGCTGCACACGCCCATGTATTTCTTCCTCAGTCACCTGTCATTCATTGATGTCAGCTACTCCTCAGTCATTACTCCTAAAACCTTAGAAAACCTAATAGCTTCCACCAAACATATTTCCTTCATAGGCTGTTTAGCCCAGAtgtatttttttgtctttttagctGGCACAGAATTCATTCTTCTCTCTGCAATGGCCTATGATCGCTATGTAGCTATCTGCAAACCTCTACAATACCCAGTCATTATGTCCCCATCactctgctgctccctgctcattGCCTCTTACTTAATTGGCTTCAGTGAGTCCCTTGTTAATGTGCTTTTCATAAACAACTTGCATTTCTGTGACTCCAATGTAGTGCATCACTTTTTCTGTGACACCAGCCCTATTTTAGCCCTCTCCTGCACAGACACACGTGATGTTGAGACTATGATATTCATTGTTGCTGGCTCTACCTTAGTGgcttctcttatcacaatctctgCTTCCTATGCATCCATTCTCTCAACTATCCTGAAAATCAAGTCCACATCAGGTAAACAAAAAGCCTTTTCTACCTGTGCCTCCCACCTGCTCGGAGTCACCATCTTCTATGGTACACTTATTTTCACTTATTTAAAGCCACGGAGCTCGTATTCCTTGGGAAAAGACCAAGTGGCTTCTGTGTTTTACACTATTGTGACCCCCATGCTGAACCCACTCATTTATAGTGTGAGGAACAAAGAAGTGAAAAGGGCTGTCATTAGACTTCTGCAGAAGACGGAGAGCGCCAGCTAA